A single window of Eucalyptus grandis isolate ANBG69807.140 chromosome 1, ASM1654582v1, whole genome shotgun sequence DNA harbors:
- the LOC104444360 gene encoding probable methyltransferase PMT7 isoform X3 — protein MGGSVLGSAFDLRSGQTIMAALLLMVGSFYAGTLFGNKAPIYVPQHVPQLLSKSNSTSSSSSSSGLSAFPNKVKLTYRKAPLVIPESGMNVCPLTFREYIPCHDVNYVNELLPRLNLSRREELERHCPPPEKRLFCLVPPPEGYKIPIRWPLSRDYIWRTNVNHTRLAEVKGGQNWVHEFNQLWWFPGGGTHFKHGAAEYIQRLGNMTTSEAGDLRSAGVFQVLDVGCGVASFSAYLLPLDIQTMSFAPKDGHENQIQFALERGIGAMIAAIATKQLPYPSSSFEMVHCSRCRVDWHENDGILLKEVNRLLRPNGYFVYSAPPAYKKDKEFPMIWEKLVNLTGAMCWKLIAKKVQTAIWVKQNDQSCLQHNVEEKLLNLCETIDESKPSWNVPLRNCISLSSSEVDSEKLPPRPERLSVYSKSLSRLGFSQEEFASDTVFWQEQVRHYWELMKINEAEIRNVMDMNAVLGGFAVALNTFPVWVMNIVPISANNTLSAIYDRGLVGTYHDWCEPFSTYPRTYDLLHANNLLAYYKNSGEGCLLEDIILEMDRILRPEGFIIIRDEESTIRRIQDIAPKFLWEVESHMLENKEKKLENVLVCRKKFWAIV, from the exons ATGGGAGGGAGCGTGTTGGGATCGGCGTTCGATCTGAGATCGGGGCAGACGATAATGGCGGCGCTGCTGTTGATGGTCGGGTCGTTCTACGCAGGCACCCTCTTCGGCAACAAGGCCCCCATCTACGTCCCTCAGCACGTCCCTCAGCTGCTCTCCAAATCCAAttccacttcttcttcctcctcctcct CAGGGCTGTCTGCATTTCCAAACAAAGTTAAACTCACTTACAGAAAAGCACCTCTTGTGATCCCTGAAAGTGGGATGAATGTGTGCCCATTGACATTTAGGGAATATATCCCTTGCCATGATGTAAACTATGTGAATGAATTGCTGCCTAGATTAAATCTATCACGAAGGGAAGAGCTTGAGAGGCATTGCCCTCCACCTGAAAAGCGTCTGTTTTGCTTGGTTCCTCCACCAGAAGGTTATAAGATACCAATAAGATGGCCACTCAGTAGGGATTACATCTGGCGGACAAATGTGAATCATACGCGTCTTGCTGAAGTGAAAGGAGGACAAAACTGGGTCCATGAGTTTAATCAGCTGTGGTGGTTCCCTGGTGGTGGTACTCACTTCAAGCACGGGGCTGCTGAGTATATTCAAAG GTTGGGAAATATGACAACTAGTGAAGCAGGTGACTTACGTTCAGCAGGCGTGTTTCAGGTTCTAGACGTTGGTTGTGGAGTGGCCAGCTTCTCAGCatatcttcttcctttggacATACAAACAATGTCTTTTGCTCCAAAAGATGGacatgaaaatcaaattcagTTTGCTTTAGAGCGTGGAATTGGTGCAATGATTGCAGCAATAGCCACAAAACAACTGCCATATCCTTCCAGTTCGTTTGAGATGGTTCATTGTTCAAGGTGCCGTGTTGATTGGCATGAGAATG ATGGTATTCTACTCAAAGAAGTAAATCGCCTTCTGCGTCCTAATGGTTATTTCGTCTACTCTGCTCCTCCTGCTTATAAAAAGGATAAAGAGTTCCCAATGATATGGGAGAAGTTGGTCAATTTGACTGGAGCAATGTGCTGGAAACTCATTGCAAAGAAAGTACAAACTGCCATTTGGGTTAAACAAAATGACCAGTCATGTCTTCAGCATAACGTGGAGGAGAAGCTTCTGAAtctatgtgagacaattgatgaATCAAAGCCATCATGGAATGTTCCGCTTCGGAACTGCATTTCATTAAGTAGTTCAGAAGTAGACTCTGAAAAGCTCCCTCCCAGACCAGAACGCCTTTCAGTATATTCTAAAAGCCTCAGCCGGCTAG GTTTCAGTCAAGAAGAATTTGCTTCTGACACTGTCTTTTGGCAAGAACAAGTTCGACACTACTGGGAACTAATGAAGATCAATGAGGCTGAAATTAGAAATGTGATGGACATGAATGCAGTCTTGGGTGGATTTGCTGTGGCTTTGAACACATTTCCTGTTTGGGTGATGAATATAGTCCCCATAAGCGCAAATAATACATTATCTGCAATTTATGATCGAGGTTTGGTTGGCACTTATCATGATTG GTGTGAACCATTCTCCACATACCCTCGGACATATGATCTCTTGCATGCAAACAATCTTCTTGCTTACTATAAGAACAGTGGAGAAGGTTGCTTACTGGAGGATATAATTCTGGAGATGGATCGCATTTTGCGTCCAGAG GGGTTTATCATCATCAGAGATGAGGAATCAACTATACGAAGAATCCAAGATATTGCTCCTAAATTCCTGTGGGAAGTCGAGTCACATATGCtcgaaaacaaagagaaaaaactGGAGAATGTATTGGTCTGTCGGAAAAAGTTCTGGGCAATTGTTTGA
- the LOC104444360 gene encoding probable methyltransferase PMT7 isoform X2, with translation MNVCPLTFREYIPCHDVNYVNELLPRLNLSRREELERHCPPPEKRLFCLVPPPEGYKIPIRWPLSRDYIWRTNVNHTRLAEVKGGQNWVHEFNQLWWFPGGGTHFKHGAAEYIQRLGNMTTSEAGDLRSAGVFQVLDVGCGVASFSAYLLPLDIQTMSFAPKDGHENQIQFALERGIGAMIAAIATKQLPYPSSSFEMVHCSRCRVDWHENDGILLKEVNRLLRPNGYFVYSAPPAYKKDKEFPMIWEKLVNLTGAMCWKLIAKKVQTAIWVKQNDQSCLQHNVEEKLLNLCETIDESKPSWNVPLRNCISLSSSEVDSEKLPPRPERLSVYSKSLSRLGFSQEEFASDTVFWQEQVRHYWELMKINEAEIRNVMDMNAVLGGFAVALNTFPVWVMNIVPISANNTLSAIYDRGLVGTYHDWCEPFSTYPRTYDLLHANNLLAYYKNSGEGCLLEDIILEMDRILRPEGFIIIRDEESTIRRIQDIAPKFLWEVESHMLENKEKKLENVLVCRKKFWAIV, from the exons ATGAATGTGTGCCCATTGACATTTAGGGAATATATCCCTTGCCATGATGTAAACTATGTGAATGAATTGCTGCCTAGATTAAATCTATCACGAAGGGAAGAGCTTGAGAGGCATTGCCCTCCACCTGAAAAGCGTCTGTTTTGCTTGGTTCCTCCACCAGAAGGTTATAAGATACCAATAAGATGGCCACTCAGTAGGGATTACATCTGGCGGACAAATGTGAATCATACGCGTCTTGCTGAAGTGAAAGGAGGACAAAACTGGGTCCATGAGTTTAATCAGCTGTGGTGGTTCCCTGGTGGTGGTACTCACTTCAAGCACGGGGCTGCTGAGTATATTCAAAG GTTGGGAAATATGACAACTAGTGAAGCAGGTGACTTACGTTCAGCAGGCGTGTTTCAGGTTCTAGACGTTGGTTGTGGAGTGGCCAGCTTCTCAGCatatcttcttcctttggacATACAAACAATGTCTTTTGCTCCAAAAGATGGacatgaaaatcaaattcagTTTGCTTTAGAGCGTGGAATTGGTGCAATGATTGCAGCAATAGCCACAAAACAACTGCCATATCCTTCCAGTTCGTTTGAGATGGTTCATTGTTCAAGGTGCCGTGTTGATTGGCATGAGAATG ATGGTATTCTACTCAAAGAAGTAAATCGCCTTCTGCGTCCTAATGGTTATTTCGTCTACTCTGCTCCTCCTGCTTATAAAAAGGATAAAGAGTTCCCAATGATATGGGAGAAGTTGGTCAATTTGACTGGAGCAATGTGCTGGAAACTCATTGCAAAGAAAGTACAAACTGCCATTTGGGTTAAACAAAATGACCAGTCATGTCTTCAGCATAACGTGGAGGAGAAGCTTCTGAAtctatgtgagacaattgatgaATCAAAGCCATCATGGAATGTTCCGCTTCGGAACTGCATTTCATTAAGTAGTTCAGAAGTAGACTCTGAAAAGCTCCCTCCCAGACCAGAACGCCTTTCAGTATATTCTAAAAGCCTCAGCCGGCTAG GTTTCAGTCAAGAAGAATTTGCTTCTGACACTGTCTTTTGGCAAGAACAAGTTCGACACTACTGGGAACTAATGAAGATCAATGAGGCTGAAATTAGAAATGTGATGGACATGAATGCAGTCTTGGGTGGATTTGCTGTGGCTTTGAACACATTTCCTGTTTGGGTGATGAATATAGTCCCCATAAGCGCAAATAATACATTATCTGCAATTTATGATCGAGGTTTGGTTGGCACTTATCATGATTG GTGTGAACCATTCTCCACATACCCTCGGACATATGATCTCTTGCATGCAAACAATCTTCTTGCTTACTATAAGAACAGTGGAGAAGGTTGCTTACTGGAGGATATAATTCTGGAGATGGATCGCATTTTGCGTCCAGAG GGGTTTATCATCATCAGAGATGAGGAATCAACTATACGAAGAATCCAAGATATTGCTCCTAAATTCCTGTGGGAAGTCGAGTCACATATGCtcgaaaacaaagagaaaaaactGGAGAATGTATTGGTCTGTCGGAAAAAGTTCTGGGCAATTGTTTGA
- the LOC104444393 gene encoding uncharacterized protein LOC104444393 yields the protein MSELSRYSSLQIMKLYFTMPFPERVRLHRRQLPKFTSVKQLELRFEGYGDSSLLPLTPLIEAFPCLRSFVVELMYPKDMLCSPRELKRVVGPPHQFLKVVEFNNYYGRPCDLELVNYFIDNAIALEKLVVNPCEEEYITDGVKKVKEPRERALQQLMGKLPSRIELVIN from the exons ATGTCTGAGCTTTCAAGATATTCTAGTCTGCAGATCATGAAACTTTACTTTACTATGCCTTTTCCT GAAAGAGTACGGCTTCATCGACGTCAATTGCCTAAATTTACAAGCGTCAAGCAATTGGAACTGAGATTTGAAGGATATGGAGATTCAAGTCTACTTCCGTTGACTCCCTTGATTGAGGCATTTCCCTGCTTGCGGAGTTTTGTAGTAGAG TTGATGTACCCAAAGGACATGCTTTGCAGTCCGAGAGAACTTAAAAGAGTTGTTGGACCTCCCCATCAATTCCTAAAGGTGGtggaatttaataattattatggTCGACCTTGCGATTTGGAACTAgtgaattattttattgataacgCCATTGCTCTGGAGAAGTTAGTGGTGAATCCCTGTGAGGAAGAATATATCACGGACGGGGTGAAAAAAGTGAAGGAACCTAGAGAACGTGCTCTACAGCAGCTCATGGGAAAGTTGCCTTCTAGAATTGAGCTGGTGATTAATTAA
- the LOC120286810 gene encoding BRASSINOSTEROID INSENSITIVE 1-associated receptor kinase 1-like, translated as MVFKFYSVVLTEDPPDFEPQSPLASRTSKICLTLNRAGCSFIKAVTSRQVAAGASLRLANSASKFGCWRPSESFQCPEEGRLKRFTFRELKVATNNFSETKKVGEGGFACVYEGVLGDGSGVAIKRLKERLTFHAEVKLGTMSWHRNLIPVHGFCRSSKHGEYALVYPFMVNGSLASFLRGQSTEKSPLDWPTRKKIAIGAARGISHLHDLRIIHRDIKPHNILLDEDFEARIVDFGLALFMDEHKEKPVFEGEPSGEDACFTDCIMGTIGYIDAETAFWGRYSVKSDVYGFGMTLLELISGRRACQTTCLDGDKLALPELARALLKNEQLETIIDTDMPGGYDGSEVEKAIRLALLCTQLDRTRRPYMAEAVLFLEGIISLEKRWEKYDQDELEKSVRGGELSGLTYLSTWSVSTSCSGEDESPGPR; from the coding sequence ATGGTCTTCAAGTTTTATTCTGTCGTTCTGACCGAAGATCCCCCCGATTTTGAACCGCAATCGCCGCTGGCTTCTCGGACATCAAAGATTTGTCTGACGCTTAATCGTGCTGGCTGCAGTTTCATCAAAGCTGTAACATCCCGCCAGGTCGCTGCTGGTGCTTCTCTGCGCTTGGCCAATTCAGCTTCCAAGTTTGGTTGCTGGAGGCCGAGCGAATCTTTCCAATGTCCAGAGGAAGGACGCCTTAAAAGGTTTACTTTCCGCGAGCTGAAGGTCGCTACCAACAATTTCAGTGAGACAAAGAAGGTGGGTGAGGGTGGGTTCGCTTGTGTGTACGAAGGAGTCCTGGGGGACGGCTCCGGAGTGGCAATAAAGAGACTCAAAGAACGATTGACGTTCCATGCTGAAGTGAAATTGGGGACCATGAGCTGGCATCGGAATCTGATTCCAGTTCACGGCTTTTGTCGGTCATCAAAACATGGAGAATACGCCCTCGTGTACCCTTTCATGGTGAACGGAAGCCTAGCCTCCTTCTTAAGAGGACAGTCAACAGAGAAGTCCCCACTTGATTGGCCCACTAGGAAGAAGATAGCAATTGGAGCAGCGAGAGGTATTTCCCATTTGCATGATCTGAGGATAATTCACAGGGACATTAAACCCCATAATATACTGTTGGATGAGGACTTCGAGGCTCGTATCGTAGATTTTGGGTTGGCCTTGTTCATGGACGAGCACAAAGAGAAGCCTGTTTTCGAAGGAGAACCCAGCGGTGAAGACGCTTGTTTTACCGACTGCATAATGGGAACGATTGGTTACATAGATGCAGAGACAGCTTTTTGGGGCAGATATTCTGTAAAGAGCGATGTTTATGGGTTTGGCATGACGCTTCTTGAACTGATAAGCGGTCGAAGAGCTTGCCAAACAACCTGCCTTGACGGAGACAAACTGGCGCTGCCTGAATTGGCACGTGCCCTTCTGAAGAACGAACAGCTGGAAACGATAATTGATACCGACATGCCCGGGGGCTATGACGGGAGTGAAGTCGAGAAAGCCATTCGTCTGGCTCTGCTTTGCACGCAACTCGACCGCACAAGACGACCTTATATGGCTGAAGCAGTCCTATTTCTCGAAGGAATTATTAGCTTGGAGAAAAGATGGGAGAAGTATGACCAGGATGAATTAGAGAAGTCTGTACGCGGAGGTGAATTATCTGGCCTAACATATCTCTCGACTTGGTCTGTCTCTACTTCTTGTTCAGGGGAAGATGAATCACCTGGTCCTAGATGA
- the LOC104444360 gene encoding probable methyltransferase PMT7 isoform X1 — protein sequence MNVCPLTFREYIPCHDVNYVNELLPRLNLSRREELERHCPPPEKRLFCLVPPPEGYKIPIRWPLSRDYIWRTNVNHTRLAEVKGGQNWVHEFNQLWWFPGGGTHFKHGAAEYIQRLGNMTTSEAGDLRSAGVFQVLDVGCGVASFSAYLLPLDIQTMSFAPKDGHENQIQFALERGIGAMIAAIATKQLPYPSSSFEMVHCSRCRVDWHENDGILLKEVNRLLRPNGYFVYSAPPAYKKDKEFPMIWEKLVNLTGAMCWKLIAKKVQTAIWVKQNDQSCLQHNVEEKLLNLCETIDESKPSWNVPLRNCISLSSSEVDSEKLPPRPERLSVYSKSLSRLAGFSQEEFASDTVFWQEQVRHYWELMKINEAEIRNVMDMNAVLGGFAVALNTFPVWVMNIVPISANNTLSAIYDRGLVGTYHDWCEPFSTYPRTYDLLHANNLLAYYKNSGEGCLLEDIILEMDRILRPEGFIIIRDEESTIRRIQDIAPKFLWEVESHMLENKEKKLENVLVCRKKFWAIV from the exons ATGAATGTGTGCCCATTGACATTTAGGGAATATATCCCTTGCCATGATGTAAACTATGTGAATGAATTGCTGCCTAGATTAAATCTATCACGAAGGGAAGAGCTTGAGAGGCATTGCCCTCCACCTGAAAAGCGTCTGTTTTGCTTGGTTCCTCCACCAGAAGGTTATAAGATACCAATAAGATGGCCACTCAGTAGGGATTACATCTGGCGGACAAATGTGAATCATACGCGTCTTGCTGAAGTGAAAGGAGGACAAAACTGGGTCCATGAGTTTAATCAGCTGTGGTGGTTCCCTGGTGGTGGTACTCACTTCAAGCACGGGGCTGCTGAGTATATTCAAAG GTTGGGAAATATGACAACTAGTGAAGCAGGTGACTTACGTTCAGCAGGCGTGTTTCAGGTTCTAGACGTTGGTTGTGGAGTGGCCAGCTTCTCAGCatatcttcttcctttggacATACAAACAATGTCTTTTGCTCCAAAAGATGGacatgaaaatcaaattcagTTTGCTTTAGAGCGTGGAATTGGTGCAATGATTGCAGCAATAGCCACAAAACAACTGCCATATCCTTCCAGTTCGTTTGAGATGGTTCATTGTTCAAGGTGCCGTGTTGATTGGCATGAGAATG ATGGTATTCTACTCAAAGAAGTAAATCGCCTTCTGCGTCCTAATGGTTATTTCGTCTACTCTGCTCCTCCTGCTTATAAAAAGGATAAAGAGTTCCCAATGATATGGGAGAAGTTGGTCAATTTGACTGGAGCAATGTGCTGGAAACTCATTGCAAAGAAAGTACAAACTGCCATTTGGGTTAAACAAAATGACCAGTCATGTCTTCAGCATAACGTGGAGGAGAAGCTTCTGAAtctatgtgagacaattgatgaATCAAAGCCATCATGGAATGTTCCGCTTCGGAACTGCATTTCATTAAGTAGTTCAGAAGTAGACTCTGAAAAGCTCCCTCCCAGACCAGAACGCCTTTCAGTATATTCTAAAAGCCTCAGCCGGCTAG CAGGTTTCAGTCAAGAAGAATTTGCTTCTGACACTGTCTTTTGGCAAGAACAAGTTCGACACTACTGGGAACTAATGAAGATCAATGAGGCTGAAATTAGAAATGTGATGGACATGAATGCAGTCTTGGGTGGATTTGCTGTGGCTTTGAACACATTTCCTGTTTGGGTGATGAATATAGTCCCCATAAGCGCAAATAATACATTATCTGCAATTTATGATCGAGGTTTGGTTGGCACTTATCATGATTG GTGTGAACCATTCTCCACATACCCTCGGACATATGATCTCTTGCATGCAAACAATCTTCTTGCTTACTATAAGAACAGTGGAGAAGGTTGCTTACTGGAGGATATAATTCTGGAGATGGATCGCATTTTGCGTCCAGAG GGGTTTATCATCATCAGAGATGAGGAATCAACTATACGAAGAATCCAAGATATTGCTCCTAAATTCCTGTGGGAAGTCGAGTCACATATGCtcgaaaacaaagagaaaaaactGGAGAATGTATTGGTCTGTCGGAAAAAGTTCTGGGCAATTGTTTGA